A region from the Lolium perenne isolate Kyuss_39 chromosome 4, Kyuss_2.0, whole genome shotgun sequence genome encodes:
- the LOC127293434 gene encoding uncharacterized protein isoform X2 codes for MRECKRLIADLAGVGDALARPRPRPFIQEHHARSVEWRPVGEAERAARELLDAGAGRPAGGGARLCSMEAPPPLLLVLEAPPPLVLERSRMESVRLQLRRGARRGQSSGAGRGRRDQD; via the exons ATGAGGGAGTGCAAGCG CTTAATCGCAGACCTCGCAGGTGTTGGTGACGCCCTTGCCAGGCCTCGGCCGCGGCCGTTCATTCAGGAACACCACGCACGCTCTGTTGAGTGGAGGCCGGTGGGCGAGGCAGAGCGGGCAGCAAGGGAGCTGCTAGATGCAGGGGCCGGCCGCCCGGCCGGCGGGGGAGctcgcctctgctccatggaggcCCCGCCTCCTCTGCTTCTGGTTCTGGAGGCCCCGCCTCCTCTGGTCCTGGAGCGGTCGCGGATGGAGAGCGTGCGATTGCAGCTCCGGCGCGGCGCCAGACGGGGACAGAGCTCTGGCGCGGGACGTGGACGTCGGGATCAAGATTGA
- the LOC127293434 gene encoding uncharacterized protein isoform X1, with protein MRFCYPLYIAGHGRMYSFTEPVEYYLNDYKCFLLVVVWRIIFYLHFAKEYQKHMTGMEEDLPALGLERLKEMIKKCQATPCSPQGLGDERDVAVPGGSQCSGASHCYGTGSRRLTRSRTLTGSPSSWRSSLGR; from the exons ATGAGATTTTGCTACCCCTTGTACATTGCTGGCCATGGACGCATGTATTCTTTCACTGAGCCTGTAG AGTATTACTTAAACGACTACAAATGCTTTCTTTTAGTGGTGGTCTGGCGGATAATTTTTTATTTACAT TTCGCCAAGGAGTACCAGAAGCATATGACCGGCATGGAGGAAGATCTTCCTGCTCTGGGGCTGGAGCGCCTCAAAGAAATGATCAAGAAATGCCAGGCTACGCCCTGTTCCCCGCAGGGCCTCGGCGACGAGAGAGACGTCGCCGTCCCAGGAGGTAGCCAGTGCTCCGGGGCTAGCCATTGCTATG GAACTGGTTCCAGAAGATTGACAAGATCAAGGACTCTAACAGGCAGTCCAAGCAGCTGGAGGAGCTCACTGGGAAGATGA
- the LOC127293436 gene encoding protein NRT1/ PTR FAMILY 8.3: MEAADEESPLLHLQPDRQDVGSEYTSDGTIDISRQPALKRNTGNWRACYMILGVEFCECVAFFAIAANLVTYLTTVLHESKVTAAQNVSAWVGACFLTPLIGAFLGDTYLGRYWTMVVSLPVSTIGILVLTVSASVPTSYYRAGVHRVVVYLALYLVALGSGGIKPCTSAFGADQFDSGDPMELQKKGSFFNWYYFLISLGSLLSGTVLVWLQNNVGWGISFAIPAVLMILGLAVLVGGSRVYRFRKLGASPFKSICQVVVAAVRKWHVQLPDDISLLYELTNSSSPAESSQKIQHTNQFRFLDKAAIVLPPLDKTSKMLPMCSWSLCTVTQVEELKTLLRMFPVWASFMIFYAVGGQTTSTFIEQGMVMDNCVGPFAIPPASLSTVSVLSALIWVYIYETVLVPLARHYTGKEKGFSQTQRLGIGFALSMLTMVYSAILEMKRLTNAQASGMSGRNMPAPISILWQGPSYILTGAAGVFAGIGMMEFFYDQAPYTMKSLCAAFAQLAIASGSYFNTIIFGVGAAVTTRGGAPGWIPDNLNEGHLDYFFWMMAALSLLNLAQFVHYSMRYTVKTTS; the protein is encoded by the exons ATGGAAGCAGCAGACGAGGAGAGCCCCCTGCTTCATCTCCAGCCCGATCGTCAG GATGTAGGTTCAGAATACACCAGCGATGGAACAATCGATATCAGCAGACAGCCTGCTCTGAAGCGCAACACAGGCAACTGGAGGGCGTGCTACATGATTTTAG GCGTCGAGTTCTGCGAATGTGTTGCCTTCTTCGCAATCGCGGCGAATTTGGTGACCTATCTCACGACAGTGCTCCACGAAAGCAAAGTAACCGCCGCACAGAATGTCTCAGCCTGGGTCGGCGCGTGCTTCCTCACGCCGCTTATTGGAGCCTTCTTGGGTGATACATATCTGGGAAGATACTGGACAATGGTTGTCTCCCTCCCAGTCTCCACCATC GGAATACTCGTACTCACAGTTTCAGCATCAGTCCCAACATCTTACTACCGTGCTGGTGTTCATCGTGTTGTGGTCTACCTAGCACTCTACCTTGTCGCTCTCGGGAGCGGTGGTATCAAACCCTGCACTTCAGCCTTTGGGGCTGACCAGTTCGATAGCGGGGACCCGATGGAGCTACAGAAGAAGGGCTCCTTCTTCAACTGGTACTACTTCTTAATCAGTCTCGGCTCCCTTCTGTCAGGCACAGTGCTTGTTTGGTTGCAAAACAACGTAGGGTGGGGAATCAGCTTTGCGATCCCAGCTGTGCTCATGATCTTGGGCCTGGCAGTACTTGTTGGTGGTTCGAGGGTGTACAGGTTTAGGAAACTGGGAGCAAGCCCATTCAAAAGTATCTGTCAAGTGGTCGTTGCGGCTGTCAGGAAGTGGCACGTGCAGTTGCCCGATGATATCTCGCTTTTGTATGAGCTGACAAATTCGTCATCACCAGCTGAATCAAGTCAAAAAATTCAGCATACGAATCAGTTCAG ATTCCTTGACAAGGCTGCCATTGTGCTGCCCCCATTAGACAAGACAAGCAAGATGTTGCCGATGTGTTCATGGAGTCTCTGCACAGTGACCCAAGTTGAGGAGCTGAAGACTCTGCTACGGATGTTTCCCGTCTGGGCATCTTTCATGATCTTCTATGCAGTTGGCGGGCAGACAACATCAACATTTATAGAGCAGGGGATGGTCATGGACAACTGTGTAGGCCCGTTTGCAATCCCGCCTGCCTCCCTCTCTACTGTTAGCGTGCTCAGCGCCCTTATCTGGGTGTACATCTACGAAACCGTGTTAGTCCCACTGGCTCGGCATTATACTGGCAAGGAAAAGGGCTTCTCGCAAACGCAGCGCCTCGGAATTGGCTTTGCACTTTCCATGCTGACCATGGTCTACTCAGCAATACTAGAGATGAAGAGGCTAACGAACGCACAAGCCAGTGGCATGTCAGGCAGGAATATGCCCGCGCCAATAAGCATTCTGTGGCAAGGACCATCATACATACTGACTGGTGCAGCTGGAGTTTTCGCCGGAATAGGCATGATGGAGTTCTTTTATGATCAGGCCCCGTATACCATGAAGAGCCTTTGCGCAGCATTTGCACAGCTTGCAATTGCATCTGGATCTTACTTTAACACGATCATTTTTGGTGTTGGCGCTGCGGTCACGACGCGGGGTGGGGCACCTGGGTGGATCCCAGACAACCTAAACGAAGGGCATTTGGACTATTTCTTCTGGATGATGGCTGCTCTTAGCTTACTGAATCTGGCACAATTTGTGCACTACTCCATGCGGTATACAGTGAAGACAACTTCTTGA